From Herbiconiux flava, one genomic window encodes:
- a CDS encoding MurR/RpiR family transcriptional regulator, translating to MKNEAVERPDPRTVLVRMRAAMPGLRPSERRVAEAFLTDPAHAAALSIAELAESCQVSPTSVVRFYRRIGYTRYQDLRMDLTREATRETVESSAYNSVSGDIDRSDTLEDIVSKVALNETLSIADTVETLDIESLRAAVAAVAGAARIDIFGVGASSVVALDLQQKLTRIGRTAITWPDAHAAWTAATVLDDRAVAIAISHSGATTDTTEFLSLAAGAGATTVAVTNFSESPLARGADVVLTTAARETRFRSGALGSRIAQLMVIDCLFTGVAQASFDRSVDALRETYTALRKRTLG from the coding sequence ATGAAGAACGAGGCCGTCGAGCGCCCCGATCCCCGCACCGTCCTGGTGCGGATGCGCGCCGCCATGCCAGGGCTGCGGCCGTCCGAGCGTCGGGTCGCCGAGGCCTTCCTCACCGACCCGGCGCACGCCGCCGCGCTGTCGATCGCGGAGCTGGCCGAGTCCTGCCAGGTGTCGCCGACCTCGGTGGTGAGGTTCTACCGTCGTATCGGCTACACCCGATATCAAGACCTGCGGATGGATCTCACTCGCGAGGCCACTCGAGAGACCGTCGAGAGCAGCGCCTACAACTCCGTCAGTGGGGACATCGACCGCTCCGACACGCTCGAGGACATCGTGTCGAAGGTGGCTCTGAACGAGACCCTCTCGATCGCCGACACCGTCGAGACGCTCGACATCGAGTCGCTGCGTGCCGCAGTCGCGGCGGTGGCAGGAGCCGCACGGATCGACATCTTCGGGGTCGGCGCGAGCTCGGTCGTCGCGCTCGACCTGCAGCAGAAGCTCACCCGCATCGGCCGCACGGCCATCACCTGGCCGGACGCCCACGCGGCGTGGACCGCGGCGACCGTGCTCGACGACCGGGCCGTGGCCATCGCCATCTCGCACTCCGGAGCCACCACCGACACCACCGAGTTCCTCAGCCTCGCCGCCGGGGCGGGAGCCACGACCGTCGCGGTCACGAACTTCTCGGAGTCGCCGCTCGCTCGCGGCGCCGACGTCGTGCTCACCACCGCGGCTCGCGAGACCCGCTTCCGTTCGGGCGCGCTCGGCAGCCGCATCGCGCAGCTGATGGTGATCGACTGCCTGTTCACGGGCGTGGCGCAGGCCTCGTTCGATCGCTCGGTCGACGCGTTGCGCGAGACCTACACCGCACTGCGCAAGCGAACTCTGGGCTGA
- a CDS encoding ABC transporter substrate-binding protein: protein MSHGSRAARWLAAGAAAVALSVIASGCTAGGTASPSTSGASSSDGALVVGVTSDPDTLFPWKATQFQSVNVLQNIYGTLTEFDQDLNVVPGLAESWDVSEDGLTVTFTLRDGVTFDDGSAFDSADVKYSLDTIKEEATAAVAAATLTSVTTVEAPDPTTVVLTLATPDAGLLAGLASVNLAILSSDDTEESLNTTPNGTGPFEFDQRTASQSLTLSRFDEYWGDPATLASVEFRVIPDETSIVSALQSGNVQFAVFDDPLVAQTAETGTVTVEETPQLSYHALQLNASRDVLSDVNVRLAIQCAIDRDQVLQTAALGEGEVTGPITSPAYKSDPDARPCPTRDLDKAKDYLDKAGLSGGVTIDTIVSQGEYATSVNEAQNLQSQLAEAGITLNLEVLESGAYVDRWVAGDFDAAVALNGGRPDPDGMYGRYFTSTGNLNKVAGYSSLELDALFAEGKATADPDARKAIYDDVSKLLEDNAVWIWMFTSYTYTATDSSVQGFQPMANGSLQYLRTTTVG from the coding sequence ATGTCACACGGTTCCCGAGCCGCACGCTGGCTCGCCGCAGGCGCTGCCGCGGTGGCCCTCTCGGTGATCGCCAGCGGTTGCACCGCCGGCGGCACCGCCAGCCCCTCCACGAGCGGCGCATCCTCCAGCGATGGCGCCCTCGTCGTCGGCGTCACCAGTGACCCCGACACGCTCTTCCCGTGGAAGGCGACCCAGTTCCAGTCGGTGAACGTTCTGCAGAACATCTACGGCACCCTCACCGAGTTCGACCAGGACCTCAACGTCGTGCCCGGCCTCGCCGAGTCGTGGGACGTGTCGGAGGACGGGCTGACCGTCACCTTCACCCTGCGCGACGGCGTCACCTTCGACGACGGGAGCGCCTTCGACTCGGCAGACGTCAAGTACTCGCTCGACACGATCAAGGAGGAGGCCACCGCCGCAGTCGCGGCGGCGACCCTCACCTCGGTCACCACGGTCGAAGCGCCTGACCCCACGACAGTGGTGCTGACCCTCGCCACACCCGACGCCGGGTTGCTTGCCGGCCTCGCGAGCGTGAACCTCGCGATCCTGTCGTCGGACGACACGGAGGAGTCGCTGAACACCACGCCGAACGGAACCGGCCCCTTCGAGTTCGACCAGCGCACGGCCAGCCAGTCGCTCACGCTGTCCCGCTTCGACGAGTACTGGGGAGACCCGGCCACTCTGGCTTCAGTTGAGTTCCGTGTCATCCCCGACGAGACCTCGATCGTGTCGGCCCTGCAGTCGGGCAACGTGCAGTTCGCGGTGTTCGACGATCCGCTGGTGGCCCAGACCGCCGAGACCGGAACGGTGACCGTGGAGGAGACCCCGCAGTTGAGCTACCACGCGCTGCAGCTCAACGCGAGCCGCGACGTGCTCTCCGACGTCAACGTGCGCCTCGCCATCCAGTGCGCGATCGATCGCGATCAGGTGCTTCAGACCGCGGCGCTCGGCGAGGGCGAGGTGACCGGCCCGATCACATCGCCGGCGTACAAGTCCGACCCTGACGCGCGGCCCTGTCCCACCCGCGATCTGGACAAGGCGAAGGACTACCTCGACAAGGCCGGCCTCTCCGGCGGCGTCACCATCGACACGATCGTGTCGCAGGGTGAGTACGCCACCAGCGTGAACGAGGCCCAGAACCTCCAGTCGCAGCTCGCCGAGGCCGGCATCACGCTCAACCTCGAGGTGCTCGAGTCGGGTGCCTATGTCGACCGCTGGGTCGCGGGCGACTTCGACGCCGCGGTCGCCCTGAACGGCGGGCGACCCGACCCCGACGGCATGTACGGCCGGTACTTCACCAGCACCGGCAATCTGAACAAGGTGGCCGGCTACAGCTCGCTCGAGCTCGACGCGCTGTTCGCCGAGGGCAAGGCCACCGCCGATCCGGATGCCCGTAAAGCCATCTACGACGACGTGTCGAAGCTGCTCGAGGACAACGCCGTGTGGATCTGGATGTTCACCAGCTACACCTACACGGCAACCGACTCCTCGGTGCAGGGCTTCCAGCCCATGGCCAACGGCTCCCTGCAGTACCTGCGCACCACGACCGTCGGCTGA